One window of Prochlorococcus marinus XMU1405 genomic DNA carries:
- the sufC gene encoding Fe-S cluster assembly ATPase SufC → MQSKMKESDPILEVENLSASTDNLPILKGVSLTVYPGEIHAIMGRNGCGKSTLSKIIAGHPSYNITNGDIKFLGEKINSLEPEERSQSGIFLGFQYPIEIPGVSNLEFLRVSTNARRKFLNKEELDTFDFEELVKEKLEIVKMDHAFLSRSVNQGFSGGEKKRNEILQMALLEPKIAILDETDSGLDIDALRIVASGIKKISNAQTGIILITHYQRLLDEIKPNYVHVMSDGQIIKTGESDLALELEEKGYEWTDNFIKKT, encoded by the coding sequence ATGCAAAGTAAAATGAAAGAATCAGATCCAATTTTAGAAGTTGAAAATCTCTCTGCGTCTACTGATAATCTTCCAATTTTAAAAGGGGTTTCACTGACTGTCTATCCTGGAGAAATCCATGCCATTATGGGAAGAAATGGATGTGGCAAAAGTACTCTTTCGAAAATCATTGCAGGACATCCCTCGTATAATATTACAAATGGCGACATAAAATTTTTAGGTGAAAAAATCAACTCTCTAGAACCTGAAGAAAGATCTCAATCAGGAATTTTTCTTGGTTTTCAATATCCAATTGAGATTCCAGGTGTAAGTAATCTTGAGTTTCTGAGAGTTTCAACTAATGCTAGAAGGAAATTCCTCAACAAAGAAGAATTAGATACTTTTGATTTTGAAGAATTAGTTAAAGAAAAATTAGAAATTGTGAAAATGGATCACGCATTCCTATCAAGGAGTGTAAATCAAGGCTTTTCCGGAGGTGAAAAAAAAAGAAATGAGATTCTGCAAATGGCTTTACTTGAGCCCAAGATAGCGATATTAGATGAGACCGATTCTGGGCTAGATATCGATGCTTTAAGAATAGTGGCATCAGGAATTAAAAAAATATCTAATGCACAGACTGGAATTATACTTATTACTCACTATCAAAGATTATTAGATGAAATTAAACCAAATTATGTCCATGTTATGTCAGACGGACAAATCATAAAAACTGGTGAAAGTGATCTTGCTCTAGAGCTTGAGGAAAAAGGTTATGAATGGACTGATAACTTTATAAAAAAGACCTAA
- the sufB gene encoding Fe-S cluster assembly protein SufB produces MVNENLVKDVVKEPYKYGFVTDIETEKIEKGLNEDIIKLISQKKEEPKFLLDFRLKAFKKWQKMKEPDWAALGYKKIDYQDIIYYSAPKQKEKISSLDEVDPKLLETFDKLGIPLTEQKKLTNVAVDAVFDSVSIATTFREELAEHGVIFCSISEAVKNHADLIEKYLGTVVPASDNYFAALNSAVFSDGSFVYIPKGVSCPMDLSSYFRINSGDSGQFERTLIIAEESSSVSYLEGCTAPMFDTNTLHAAVVELVALDDASIKYSTVQNWYAGDEEGIGGIFNFVTKRGKCLGKRSKISWSQVETGSAITWKYPSCLLLGEESVGEFYSVALTNNLQQADTGTKMIHIGPKTKSTIVSKGISAGNSKNSYRGLVKMGTKATGSRNYSQCDSMLIGDQASANTFPYIKSQQPNSEIEHEASTCRISEDQLFYLQSRGIEFEEAVSMMVSGFCRDVFNQLPMEFAAEADKLLALKLEGSVG; encoded by the coding sequence ATGGTCAACGAAAATTTAGTTAAAGATGTAGTGAAAGAGCCTTACAAATATGGTTTCGTTACTGATATTGAAACTGAAAAAATAGAAAAGGGATTAAATGAAGATATCATAAAATTAATTTCACAGAAAAAAGAAGAGCCAAAATTCCTTCTTGATTTTAGATTAAAAGCCTTTAAAAAATGGCAAAAAATGAAAGAGCCTGATTGGGCAGCATTAGGATATAAAAAAATTGATTATCAAGATATTATTTACTACTCTGCTCCTAAGCAAAAAGAGAAAATTTCTAGCTTAGATGAAGTTGATCCCAAACTTCTTGAGACTTTTGACAAATTGGGAATACCTCTCACGGAGCAAAAAAAACTCACAAATGTAGCAGTTGATGCTGTCTTTGATAGTGTTTCTATAGCCACAACTTTTAGAGAAGAACTTGCTGAACATGGAGTTATATTTTGCTCAATTAGTGAAGCAGTAAAAAATCACGCGGATTTGATTGAAAAATATTTAGGTACAGTAGTTCCAGCTAGTGATAATTATTTTGCAGCACTAAATTCTGCAGTTTTTAGTGATGGTTCTTTTGTTTATATCCCAAAAGGTGTTTCTTGCCCTATGGATCTATCTTCCTACTTTAGAATTAATAGTGGAGATTCAGGACAATTCGAAAGAACACTAATTATTGCTGAAGAATCAAGTTCTGTAAGTTATCTAGAAGGTTGTACAGCTCCAATGTTTGATACAAATACTCTACATGCAGCAGTTGTAGAGCTTGTAGCATTAGACGACGCCTCAATAAAATATTCAACAGTGCAAAATTGGTATGCTGGTGATGAAGAAGGTATTGGCGGAATTTTTAATTTTGTCACCAAGAGAGGAAAATGTTTAGGTAAGAGAAGTAAAATTAGCTGGTCTCAAGTAGAAACAGGGTCTGCAATTACATGGAAATATCCTAGCTGTCTTCTTTTAGGGGAAGAATCTGTAGGAGAATTTTATTCAGTGGCTCTCACCAATAACCTTCAGCAAGCAGATACCGGCACAAAAATGATCCATATTGGTCCAAAGACCAAATCAACTATTGTTAGCAAAGGTATTAGTGCAGGTAACTCAAAAAATAGCTATAGAGGTCTTGTCAAAATGGGAACAAAAGCTACAGGATCAAGAAATTACAGTCAATGTGATTCAATGTTAATAGGGGATCAAGCTTCTGCAAATACATTCCCTTACATCAAATCTCAACAACCCAATTCTGAAATTGAACATGAAGCAAGCACATGTAGAATCTCAGAAGACCAACTTTTTTATCTCCAAAGCAGAGGTATAGAATTTGAGGAGGCAGTATCTATGATGGTCAGCGGTTTTTGCAGAGATGTATTTAATCAATTACCTATGGAATTTGCTGCTGAAGCAGATAAGTTACTGGCACTTAAATTAGAGGGATCAGTAGGTTAA
- a CDS encoding DUF4912 domain-containing protein, which yields MADGIINKDQLLSLTLRQLRQEASKLSVPLYSRKTKAVLVDLILKYQEKSTKKTYVTTPESKSEETFESNSFSSNEEVKTNVVFLPRDPDWAYVFWQISDADREKAQSLGANKLCLRLFDASGSEGSNLNQGTLREIAVDSYSTEWYLPIPLADRDYKVELGYKYGFNWMSLAFSSTSHVPASHPSEQILDKFVPFNLDSTSSELIPDISNPVASEQNGMHERLYQAATNIPLRRKVGSEEFMENVNSTNSNDNLTDSGAGKWSSGLNDSGSGIVKNRSFWLVADAELIVYGATEPSAKLTIGGEDVPLAADGTFRIQVPFRDGTQKYDIKAVDVSGEQEKSISMKFDRTTPLDDTNEKDNAETEWF from the coding sequence GTGGCTGATGGGATCATTAATAAAGATCAATTACTCTCACTAACCCTCAGACAATTACGTCAAGAAGCAAGTAAATTATCGGTTCCGCTATACAGTCGCAAAACAAAAGCTGTTTTAGTTGATTTAATACTTAAATATCAAGAAAAATCTACCAAAAAAACATATGTTACAACTCCCGAGTCAAAATCTGAAGAAACTTTTGAGTCCAATTCTTTCAGCAGTAATGAAGAAGTTAAAACAAATGTAGTTTTCCTACCCCGAGATCCAGATTGGGCTTATGTTTTTTGGCAAATTTCTGATGCGGATAGAGAAAAAGCACAATCTTTGGGAGCTAATAAATTATGCTTACGATTATTTGATGCATCTGGTTCTGAAGGAAGCAATTTGAATCAAGGAACACTAAGGGAAATAGCAGTTGATAGTTACAGTACTGAGTGGTATTTGCCAATCCCACTTGCAGATAGAGATTACAAAGTTGAATTAGGTTATAAATATGGTTTTAACTGGATGTCATTGGCATTTTCTTCTACAAGTCACGTTCCTGCATCTCATCCTTCTGAGCAAATTCTTGATAAATTTGTACCTTTTAATTTGGATTCTACTTCCTCTGAGTTAATCCCTGATATTTCAAATCCTGTTGCTTCAGAACAAAATGGTATGCATGAAAGGTTATATCAAGCAGCAACTAACATTCCTCTCAGAAGAAAAGTTGGTTCTGAAGAATTTATGGAAAATGTAAATTCAACAAACTCTAATGATAATCTCACAGATTCAGGTGCTGGTAAATGGTCATCAGGTTTAAATGATTCTGGAAGTGGAATTGTTAAAAATAGATCTTTTTGGCTTGTTGCTGATGCTGAATTAATTGTTTATGGAGCTACAGAGCCTTCTGCAAAGCTGACAATAGGTGGAGAAGATGTACCCCTTGCTGCAGATGGTACTTTTAGAATTCAAGTTCCATTTAGAGATGGGACTCAAAAATATGATATTAAAGCTGTTGATGTGTCTGGTGAGCAAGAAAAAAGTATATCAATGAAATTTGATAGAACTACACCACTTGACGATACTAATGAAAAAGATAATGCTGAGACTGAATGGTTTTAA
- a CDS encoding alpha-D-glucose phosphate-specific phosphoglucomutase, producing the protein MTQVNVININSPFLDQKPGTSGLRKSTLKFQEEHYLEIFIEAILQSLEDLKGSTLVVGGDGRYGNIEAIEKIVQICIAHKVQKVIVPKYGLLSTPATSHLIRKENAIGGIILSASHNPGGIDGDFGVKLNISNGGPAPEIITNKIFKASQLLTSYKICKIQLSDFSEYGTYSYGETTLEIIDGLKDYSNLMEKIFDFDQISDFLKKDFSLIFDAMNAVTGPYAKNIFVEKMGLAHDSVMNGNPLKDFGGLHPDPNLTYASHLADLLLNKKSYSFGAACDGDGDRNMILGSGCFVNPSDSLAVITANTTCVPGYKDGITGVARSMPTSSAVDNVARALNIPCFETPTGWKFFGNLLDSNLITLCGEESFGTGSNHVREKDGLWAVLYWLQVLAEKKCSVSDLMQNHWKQFGRNYYSRHDYEAIPSNIANQIFGNLSSMLEDLKGNSFAGHLVKVADNFSYLDPVDNSISENQGLRLVLDDNSRVIVRLSGTGTKGATLRLYFEKFFDPQQNLSLNPQIALKPLINDLDTLLNISKLTQMETPTVIT; encoded by the coding sequence ATGACTCAAGTTAATGTAATTAATATCAATTCTCCTTTTCTAGATCAAAAACCAGGCACTTCTGGTTTAAGAAAAAGTACTTTAAAGTTTCAGGAAGAACATTATTTAGAAATTTTTATTGAAGCAATCTTACAGTCATTGGAAGATTTAAAAGGTTCAACATTAGTAGTTGGTGGTGATGGCAGATATGGCAATATTGAAGCAATAGAAAAAATTGTCCAAATATGTATTGCTCATAAAGTTCAAAAGGTTATTGTTCCAAAATACGGTTTGTTATCTACTCCTGCTACATCACATTTAATTAGAAAAGAAAACGCTATTGGTGGAATAATTCTTTCAGCAAGCCATAACCCTGGTGGGATTGATGGCGACTTTGGAGTGAAATTGAATATCTCTAATGGTGGCCCAGCTCCTGAGATAATTACTAATAAGATTTTCAAGGCTTCACAATTACTAACTAGTTATAAAATTTGTAAAATTCAATTATCTGACTTTAGTGAATATGGAACTTATTCTTATGGTGAAACTACCTTAGAAATTATTGATGGATTAAAAGATTATTCAAATTTGATGGAGAAAATTTTTGATTTTGATCAAATTAGTGATTTTTTAAAAAAAGACTTCTCGTTAATCTTTGATGCAATGAATGCGGTTACAGGTCCATATGCAAAAAATATTTTTGTTGAAAAAATGGGTCTTGCACATGATTCTGTCATGAATGGTAATCCGTTAAAAGATTTTGGAGGTTTACATCCTGATCCTAATCTAACTTACGCATCCCACTTGGCTGATTTGTTATTAAATAAAAAGTCTTACAGTTTTGGTGCTGCATGCGATGGAGATGGAGATAGGAATATGATTTTAGGAAGTGGATGTTTTGTAAATCCTAGTGATAGCCTTGCAGTTATAACTGCTAACACAACATGTGTACCTGGTTACAAAGATGGTATTACAGGCGTGGCACGATCTATGCCAACCAGCTCAGCGGTTGATAATGTTGCTCGAGCATTAAATATTCCTTGTTTCGAAACACCTACTGGCTGGAAGTTTTTTGGGAATCTTTTAGATTCCAATTTAATTACTTTATGTGGAGAAGAAAGTTTTGGAACAGGAAGTAATCATGTGAGAGAGAAAGATGGATTATGGGCAGTTTTGTATTGGTTACAAGTTTTAGCTGAGAAAAAATGTTCCGTAAGTGATTTGATGCAGAATCATTGGAAACAATTTGGTAGGAATTATTATTCAAGACATGATTATGAGGCAATTCCCTCAAATATTGCTAATCAAATCTTTGGTAATCTATCTTCTATGCTCGAAGATTTAAAAGGAAATAGTTTTGCCGGTCATTTAGTAAAAGTTGCAGATAACTTTTCATATTTAGATCCCGTTGATAATTCCATAAGTGAAAATCAAGGATTAAGATTGGTCCTTGATGATAATTCTCGAGTAATTGTGCGCCTTTCGGGAACTGGAACTAAGGGAGCAACATTAAGACTTTACTTTGAGAAATTTTTCGATCCTCAACAGAATCTTTCGTTAAATCCTCAGATCGCTTTGAAACCTCTAATAAATGATTTAGATACTTTATTGAACATTTCAAAACTTACTCAAATGGAAACTCCTACAGTTATTACATAG
- a CDS encoding AAA family ATPase, whose amino-acid sequence MHSENLFNNYSQIENNAPLADKLRPKNLEDFFGQQPILNENSLLRSAILNDKISNFIFSGPPGVGKTTLIEIISFNTRSKLIKLNAVLSSVKELRNEIANAKDRLINSKRKTILFIDEVHRFTSVQQDALLPSIENGTITFIGATTENPFFAVNKALVSRSRIFTLLPLAENDLQKIIQKVITHYSKKKDSKKVYLTQDAISHLIKFSGGDARTLINALEMAIETTAENDAQEININLSIAEDAIQKKNIVYDKNGQNHYDVISAFIKSIRGSDPDATLFWLANMLEAGEDPNFIFRRLLISASEDIGIADPHAIVVVQSCCDAFDRVGFPEGLYFLTQASLYLAVSPKSNSTKSIFKAIEIIKSTNAFDFPLHLKNNSNSYVNPHDYPGNWVAQEYLPKFLKGLKIWEPNNNGWEKTQYEELLRRKEN is encoded by the coding sequence ATGCATTCAGAAAATTTATTTAATAATTATTCTCAAATAGAAAATAATGCACCTTTGGCAGATAAATTAAGACCAAAGAATTTGGAAGATTTTTTTGGACAACAACCAATCCTGAATGAGAATTCCCTGTTAAGAAGTGCAATATTAAACGATAAGATTAGTAATTTTATTTTTTCTGGCCCTCCTGGTGTTGGGAAAACTACTCTAATTGAAATTATTTCCTTTAATACGCGTTCAAAATTAATTAAGTTAAATGCAGTATTATCAAGTGTTAAAGAATTAAGAAATGAAATCGCTAATGCAAAAGATAGATTAATAAATTCAAAAAGAAAAACAATTTTATTTATCGATGAGGTTCATAGATTTACATCAGTTCAGCAAGATGCTTTATTACCTTCAATAGAAAATGGAACTATAACTTTTATTGGTGCTACAACTGAAAACCCCTTCTTTGCAGTTAATAAAGCGCTTGTTAGTAGGTCTCGTATTTTTACATTACTTCCTTTGGCAGAAAATGATTTGCAGAAAATAATACAGAAAGTCATAACTCACTATTCTAAAAAAAAAGATTCAAAAAAGGTTTATTTAACTCAAGATGCTATCAGTCATTTAATTAAATTTTCTGGCGGCGATGCAAGAACATTAATCAATGCGCTAGAGATGGCCATAGAAACAACTGCTGAAAATGATGCTCAAGAAATCAACATTAATCTCTCAATAGCAGAGGATGCAATTCAAAAGAAAAATATTGTTTACGATAAAAATGGTCAAAATCATTACGATGTAATAAGTGCCTTTATCAAGTCCATAAGAGGTTCTGACCCAGATGCAACTTTATTTTGGCTTGCGAATATGCTGGAGGCTGGCGAAGATCCTAATTTTATTTTTAGAAGATTACTTATATCTGCCAGTGAAGATATTGGAATAGCTGATCCTCATGCCATAGTAGTTGTACAATCCTGTTGTGATGCTTTTGATAGAGTTGGTTTCCCAGAAGGATTATATTTTTTAACGCAGGCTTCTTTATATTTAGCTGTGTCTCCAAAAAGTAATAGTACAAAAAGTATTTTCAAAGCAATTGAAATAATAAAATCTACCAATGCTTTTGATTTTCCACTTCATTTAAAAAATAATTCTAATAGTTATGTCAATCCTCATGATTATCCAGGTAATTGGGTCGCACAAGAATATCTTCCCAAATTTTTAAAAGGTTTAAAAATATGGGAACCAAATAATAATGGATGGGAAAAAACTCAATATGAAGAACTGCTTAGAAGAAAAGAAAACTAA